Proteins encoded by one window of Rutidosis leptorrhynchoides isolate AG116_Rl617_1_P2 chromosome 7, CSIRO_AGI_Rlap_v1, whole genome shotgun sequence:
- the LOC139858882 gene encoding oxygen-evolving enhancer protein 2, chloroplastic encodes MAATSCFHALSTPTKSSLSSSQRLQTQIKPNQLIVRCSKHEDVASNDSSIFRRLALTVLIGAAAVGSKVAPADAAYGEAANVFGKPKSTEFSQYDGSGFKLSIPAKWNPSKEVEFPGQVLRYEDNFDTTSNLSVMVTPTDKKSITDYGAPEEFLSKVDYLLGKQAYFGKTASEGGFEQDAVATANILEVSTPVVGGKQYYFVSVLTRTADGDEGGKHQLISATVSDGKLYICKAQAGDKRWFKGAKKFVEGTTSSFSVA; translated from the exons ATGGCTGCAACCTCATGTTTTCATGCACTCTCAACTCCAActaaatcatcattatcatcttctcAACGCTTACAAACTCAAATCAAACCCAACCAACTCATTGTCCGATGCTCAAAGCACGAAGACGTTGCGTCCAATGACTCATCGATCTTTCGTAGATTAGCTCTCACTGTTCTCATTGGTGCAGCAGCTGTTGGCTCTAAAGTTGCACCAGCAGATGCTGCATATGGTGAAGCTG CAAATGTATTTGGGAAACCAAAGTCTACTGAATTTTCGCAGTACGATGGTTCCGGGTTCAAGCTTTCAATTCCGGCTAAGTGGAACCCAAGCAAAGAAGTAGAGTTCCCTGGTCAGGTGCTTAGATATGAAGACAACTTTGACACCACAAGCAACCTTTCAGTCATGGTTACACCTACTGATAAGAAATCGATCACCGATTACGGTGcccctgaagaatttctttcaaag GTCGATTACTTGCTTGGGAAACAAGCTTACTTTGGAAAGACGGCATCAGAG GGAGGATTTGAACAAGATGCAGTTGCAACAGCAAACATATTGGAGGTTTCAACCCCTGTTGTTGGTGGAAAACAATACTACTTCGTATCCGTATTAACAAGGACAGCTGATGGAGACGAGGGCGGTAAACATCAACTTATTAGCGCTACAGTGTCCGATGGTAAACTTTACATTTGCAAAGCGCAAGCGGGTGACAAAAGATGGTTTAAAGGAGCAAAGAAATTTGTTGAGGGAACTACATCTTCGTTCAGCGTAGCTTAA
- the LOC139860083 gene encoding uncharacterized protein translates to MDFNQTERDYLKRELDVYIDIVRRDDKFANLKGIADLAKLLVETEKHLLYPYVYRLLKLALVLPVGTATVERCFSAMKLVKSDMSSRMRDEFLNGCLLGAIERQELANVTNEAVMDRFQNMKYRRGNLC, encoded by the coding sequence ATGGATTTCAATCAAACGGAAAGAGATTATCTTAAGCGTGAACTTGATGTATATATTGACATTGTGCGTCGAGATGATAAATTTGCTAACTTAAAAGGGATTGCCGACCTTGCTAAATTGTTGGTTGAAACTGAAAAACatcttttatatccttatgtttatCGATTATTAAAGCTTGCGTTGGTTTTGCCCGTTGGCACCGCTACAGTTGAGAGGTGTTTTTCCGCAATGAAGCTTGTAAAATCAGATATGAGTAGCCGAATGCGTGATGAATTTCTGAATGGTTGTCTTCTTGGTGCAATAGAAAGACAAGAACTTGCAAATGTTACTAATGAAGCAGTCATGGATCGTTTTCAAAATATGAAATATCGTAGGGGAAATTTGTGTTAG